In Parus major isolate Abel chromosome 1, Parus_major1.1, whole genome shotgun sequence, the following proteins share a genomic window:
- the OTC gene encoding ornithine carbamoyltransferase, mitochondrial, producing MAKYTHFLLFCQRYGTRVQMNVHLKGRDLLTLQNYTADELKYLLWMALDLKQRIKHKGEYLPLMQGKSLAMIFEKRSTRTRLSTETGFALLGGHPSFLTTQDIHLGTNESLTDTARVLSSMTNAILARVYNHNDLDLMAKEATIPIINGLSDLYHPLQILADYLTLQEHYGGLKGLTIAWIGDGNNVLHSFMVSAAKLGAHLRIATPRGFEPDPRITKITEQNSKEYGTKLLLTTDPLEAADSANVLVTDTWISMGQEEEKKERLKAFQGYQITMQTAKSAASNWTFLHCLPRKPEEVDDEVFYSPRSLVFQEAENRKWTIMAVMVSLLTDYSPQLQKPTF from the exons ATGgcaaaatacacacattttttgctcttttgcCAAAGGTATGGGACACGAGTGCAAATGAATGTTCATCTGAAAGGTCGGGACCTCCTTACTCTGCAGAACTACACAGCTGATGAACTGAAGTATTTGCTGTGGATGGCATTAGATTTGAAACAAAGGATAAAGCACAAAGGAGAG taTTTGCCTTTGATGCAAGGCAAATCTTTGGCCATGATTTTTGAGAAGAGAAGCACAAGAACAAGATTATCTACAGAAACAG GATTTGCTCTCCTTGGAGGACATCCTTCCTTCCTTACAACACAAGATATACATCTGGGCACTAATGAGAGTCTCACAGATACAGCAAG GGTGCTGTCCAGCATGACAAATGCAATCTTGGCTCGAGTTTATAACCATAATGATCTGGACCTAATGGCAAAAGAAGCCACCATCCCAATAATCAATGGATTATCTGATTTATACCATCCTCTTCAGATTTTAGCTGATTACCTAACTCTTCAG GAGCACTACGGAGGGCTGAAGGGGCTCACCATCGCCTGGATCGGGGACGGCAACAACGTCCTGCACTCCTTCATGGTGAGCGCCGCAAAGCTGGGAGCGCACCTGCGGATTGCCACTCCCAGG GGCTTTGAACCAGACCCCAGGATAACTAAAATAACCGAACAGAACTCCAAAGAG tATGGTACCAAGTTACTTCTCACAACAGACCCTTTGGAAGCTGCAGACAGTGCCAATGTCTTAGTTACAGACACATGGATAAGCATGGGacaagaggaagagaagaaagaaaggctAAAGGCCTTTCAAGGTTATCAGATAACAATGCAG ACTGCAAAATCTGCTGCTTCCAACTGGACTTTTTTACATTGTTTGCCCAGAAAACCTGAAGAAGTTGATGATGAAGTATTTTATTCTCCACGGTCATTGGTTTTCCAGGaggctgaaaacagaaaatggacaattatg GCTGTCATGGTTTCCCTGCTGACAGATTACTCACCACAGCTACAAAAACCCACATTTTGA